The Arvicola amphibius chromosome 4, mArvAmp1.2, whole genome shotgun sequence genome includes the window tcaaggccatccttagttacacagcaagttccaggcctggcTAAGCTATGTGAGATCCTCCCGTCTCGTCTCAAAGTGGGGAGTGCGGCGGGGGAAGAATATACTACACAAAGTAGAAAACTAGACAATCTTGCCAAGATGATAAAAGATGAACAAGCATCAGAAGATAGAAAACATCAAAAGTATAAAGTTTTAAGAGGTTCAATAACATTGGCAGATGAAAGTGTAAACAACCTTAGAGAGCTAAAGTGTGCTGCTGCTCACAAAACACACAGCTGCCTGTGTTCAACAGCAAGGTGGAGTTGGGTAAGTTTTGGTTATTGCCTGTCACATGACGTATGTGAAGGTGTAGTTACTCTCCTCGGCCTTCCCTAGTTGCACTCCGGTTTCATTCCCTCTCCTAAACAGACCTAGCCATGATGCTTTCTGTACTCACAGACTCCAGGTGCTCTCACTGTTTACCTTTGCTTCCCGTTCTCTTACTAGTCATCTTTTCctggcctcttcccttccccactgTGCAGTCTGGAGCCCAGTTCCTTTTCTGTCACTAAACCCCAGTTCCATGTTTGCAAAGCACAGTCCATAACCATTCCTGTAGCCTCCCCTCTTCTGCCTGCTCACCTGCTCCTGCTCAGCTCTTTACTGAGCTTCCTCTTGCTCTCACACTTTCCCCAGTTCTGCAGCTGCCTGTGCCacactgtattagtcagggctctctaaGGGAACAGAACTGACAGACTAAGTACATATATTATaggatttattagagtgacttACAGCCTTAGTAGAGGCTTCTAGAACAATCGAAAcaactgtgatggtttgaaggagaatATTCTCCATAAGCTTATGTATTTCAATATGTGGTTTCCAGAGGGTGGACTTGTTTGGGAAGATTAGGAGCTGTGACCTTATTgaaggtatgtcactgggagcaGGCCTTGACATTTCAAAAGACTTGCACattctctgtgcatctctctctgactccaagtTGTGGAACCATATATAAGCTTTGAGTTGTTTTCTGTCAGCATGGCTTTGTGTTACTAATATGGATTCTAATCCTGAAACCATGAGCtccctaatttttcttttataaattgtgtTGGTAATGGTGTTTGCCACAGCAGTATGTAAATAATTAAGATAAGGACCTAAATGCATATCATGCAGTATCAAACAACTTGCTGGAAAGAAAAACTCACCAATCCCAAAATGCTCATTCCACATGGTATGCAGCCCGATTGTTGCTTCAGACAGGTAATTCTTCAATTCATCgaatgaaatgtttattttaaattccacATCTTCTTGAACGCCCAAATTCTCAGACAGTTTTCTCAGTTGGTTTACGCGAAGCTCATCATCTTTGTTTCTACACCCTCCAATAAGGACAAGTTTAAGTGAAGGGTGTGACTCAGGTGCCTTCTCATTTAGCAATTTAGCAAAGGCTTTGATCTGTAAAGCGTGATTCTTTTCAGGTCTGAACTGGCCAATGGAAACCAACAAATGTCCTGGGGTCACTTTTTTCTCATGTAAGGGGATGTCCAGAAATGTCTGCACATCACAAGGTGGATAAACAATGTTAGTGCAATGGCCAACTTtccacagagagagaatatgattCAGTGTCCAGGTGGAATTCACCATGACTACATCACTGCAAGAACCAACAAGgccataaataaaagcaaataaatagtaGTAGATGAGCTTTGCTTTGCTGAGAAGAGCATTCCTGCTAATGAAAGCTGCATTATTAAATCCAGTGTTCTGATTCTTCACTACAGAGAGCATGTCAGTGCTGATAGTGGGATAATGAACATAGCTCCCAACTCGGCAGCCCCCCACATATTTAAACAGAGGGAGTGTGAAAGCATAGCCCATTGAGTCGATGTAAACATCAGGAACACGCTGCATCAGAGCTTCCCAGCCAAGAAGAATGGATCCAAGACTCTGCCCCAGCAATGTGAAGTGGGGATACCGACGATCTTCCACAAGGTAGCGCTtccttaagaaaacaaactgtactGGGTGAACTAACTTGATGTTAAATCTTCTGAAAGCACCTTCTAGTATCTGTTGACCACTGACATTACTGTCACCAGTATACACTACATAAACCGCTTCAGGATAcctgaaagaaaatgttattaattTCAGTTAAAATTCAGACAAATGCTACAATTTCCTCATAATCACAAGCAAGCTTATTTTTATACTAAAATGTTTTCTACCCCTTTTCATTTATTGCATTTAAACTACTGATTCCACCCTTCCTTGAGGTTTTAACTTACTTTTTCAAACGAGACCATGTGCTGTAGTTTGGTTGTTACCTGCACATTCTGCAGCTGAAACTTAGGAGTGgcatgaaaaggaaaggaactcAAATGGGAATAACAGGAATTGTGCCTTTTAAAACTTTCTGCtgctgaagactgaacccaggcccctgtgcatatataatatacacttcACCCCTGCACTACACTCATCCTTTGTGGGACCTTATAAGAGGACTAAAGGAGAACATTCACTCCATCACAGCACGAAGATGCAGCAAGCAGCAGTTACCTATGAGTGAATCACATCCTTTGGCTCTGGACTGTAGACTTTCCAACCTCTGGAATTACGAGCAGTACGTTTCTCTTGTTTATAAACTATCCAGTTTAAGATATTATGTTATAGTCATCCTATAAGACTAAGGTATCACGTCTTCTAATTATTTGACATTCCTTCTACTATGGGTTTTAAATGGAGCAAATTCCAACAGATATTCCTGACATACCAAGAAGAGGTTTTCACTCTTAGGAAatagtaaacattttattttaagtagtTTAGCTGCAGAGCACTTGCCCAtcatgcacaaggtcctgagttcaaccttTAGtatcacagaaaataaacaaaaaagacaaagtgtgtgtgtgtgtgacataaagAACCTTATTTTACATGGTTCTTTATATAAAGCAGTAATGAaatactaagaaaacaaaacctaataTTCACCAAAGCTATCTTAAGAAATGATCAtaattctttaagatttatttttgtttatgtgtattgtATGTTACTGAGAGTGTatgctacatgtatgtatgtaccccaggaggccagaagaaggtgttagacTCTTAAGGGCTAGAGTTTTAGGTAATTATGAAGCACCTGAtttggatgctgagaactgacctaaggtcttctggaagagcagcgggcactcttaactgctatgccatccttccagccctgaTAGACAGAATCATAATTCTAAGGCATTACTTAGTATTTCCCCCCTCATTTGTAATACTGCTCCCACATATGTAAATCTACATAATGAAGTGTAACTGACTGGGGACAGTTAACCACATTCCATTAAGAAATTAATTCCTGGCCCTGGAGacatgtctcagtggttaagagtacttgctactcttacagagatgacctgggttcggttctcagtgcccacatggtggctcataaggatccaatgccctctttggcctctgtgggcactgcatgcatatctTGCACTTTCATACACGCAggtaataatatacataaaataaaaataactaaaatctttaaaaaattaattcccTTGTTTTAAAGTAGTTATAAACATATTGTTCCCTTTTTTGGTACCCCAATTTTCAGACAGATTTCCTCAGCTATTTAACTAATTCTAACATAACAAATTCTCTTAAACACATTCTaagtaacatacatatatacatacacaattatATCCTGATTACAATATAATACCAAAACTATAGACTtgggccaaggagatggctcagtaaagcACATGCCATACAAGTGTAAGGACCAGTGTTTGCAGCccctgaacccacataaaagtggcAGCcattgggccaggtggtggtagtgcatgcttttaatcccagcactcagtaggcagaggcaggcggatctccgtgagttcaaggccagcctggtctaataaACGAGTTTCagaaaagccagggctgttacatagagaagccttgtttgaaaaaccaaaaaaaaaaaaaaaattgaggctggagagatggcttggtagtcACACTGCCTgatcttcagaggtcctgagttcaattcccagcaaccacatggtgcctcacaaccatctgtaatgagatctggtgccctcttctgacctgcaggtatacatgcagaagAACACtattcatattatatatgtagAGATTAACTGAATATGACACCTAACATTAGCTCTGGGActctacatgcatacacaaatgctCACCCAAACTACATGTttagttattttggttttttgtaaaGACTGTAAATCTTTCTTAGTTAAAAAGCATGCCAACAAGGAAAATGTTAAGACATTTAAGATAATTTGGGGTTGTTTTCCTAAGGGAATCTGGGAATATGTTCTTACCTGGATAAGtttcatacaaaaatatttatatatttttagacactttataaaaattattttcaactagACATATTGGTGCATGTCCTtaaatccctgcacttgggaggcaaaggtatgctggtctctgtgggtttgaagtcagtctggtctacatagtgcaatacaggacagccagagatacacagtgagaccctgccttgataaaaccaaatataaacaaatataattattttctacaaAGTTATTACATATACACACTAAGATCATATCCCTTGTCCCCATATCTTATCATCTTCCCCATCCCAACCAATTTCTTTGTTCCTACCTTCACGTCTTTTTCTGGTATGTGGGCATTTAATTAGGGGCACCCGTGTGAGCACAGGTAGAGAGTTATTTAAACAAGGGCAACTTACTAGCGGCTGCAGCACCAAGGACTATAACTCCCCCACCTCCAGCAAGCACTAACTACCTTTAGCTTCTCATGAATGGGTGGAGCCTTAGAAGCCCCTCTCCATCTATGACGGGATGTTGACGGGACTAGTCACATAGGTTTTGTTCACATAGCTTAGTGTTTTTATCTGAGAAGAGCATGTTTTAAAAGCTAGCTTTTTTTTCGTCCCCTTTTGAGAGAGGTGGTTCTCCTGatgttgcctaggctggcttACAACTCCAGAGCTCAACTGATCCTCCCATGTTACCCACTGGAGGAGGTGGGATGATAGCTGTGGAACACTGGGCTGAACCTAAAATTCAGTATGATCTTAGGAGGCAAGCAGCAACGTAGTGTATTAGCTAAGAAAGATGCATACCTACTTTTTCTGCAGGGCTTTCAAAGCGCACCATAGAACTCTCTCTCCGCCGCCGCCCGCATTGCAGTAAGGGTGGAAAAAGGCGACCACCATTTGATCTTTTCCATTTTTGCTAGTTGAGACTGACTTTTTTCTCCTCTGTAGATGTCGCCTGATTATCCAAAGGACAATgaccaaacatacacacagaactcCACATATTATTAGCCCAGGAAAGAACAGtgaataaaaaaatctgaaataataAAAGGTGAAAATCAATTTgttgtcaatttaaaaaaaggctACAAATTAAAGTTTACTTTTACATATTTGCTTAATATCTTAGTATTAGAATTTTTGTAGCTtataaatctgaaaacaaaatatccaattatttttaatactcTCCCCCACCTCACTGGTGGTGATTGAATTCAGGGCCTTATACATGCCAAGCAAACATTTAACTCCTAGCCAATATTTACCCGTATTTAAGCAAAAGGCTTTAAAGAAAGGTAACTATAATGCAAAGTTATGAACTAGTCATCAAATCGCCATCATAATGCTGAAAGTTAGCCACTACACGTACACAGCACAGAGCTGGAGGCAttccaaacagcaggaagaaacaAGAATGTGCTAGAACTAGCCTAGTCATAATTTTAACAATCACTTTAGAACTAGAAGTAGAAAGTACAAAAATGAAGATGTAACACAAACTTTGGCAAGAACGCATGGACCCACTTCAAACCGCCATTATACTAActctaaattctctctctctctccctccctccctccctccctccccccccctctctcactttttttgtttttttgagtcagggtttctctgtgtaacagtcctggctgtcctggaactcactctgtagaccagactggccgcgaactcagagatccgcatgcctctgcctcctgagtgctgggattaagggtgtgcaccacccccgCCATTCCCTGGCTGCTAGCTCTAAAATTTCAACCTGAACAAACGTACATAGAAGCTgaaagaacttaggtaggccTTCATAGGTTAGGAAGATGTTGAAATATACAACTATTAGGGCAGCGgtaattactatttattattattatttctatttcctaattcttacaaaggaaactaTATTTagcctaaaaacaaaaccaacatatttataatttaaacatcaggcaggaaaaaaaaataaaccaacagagggtcaagaagcagagaatgaaTCAATCGGTTTACGGAGCTGAGAGAGAAGCGGCAATGACAGGTAAGGAAACAGCTGCTCGGCCAGTAGCAGGCACGCTTAACGGCTGCGGTAAACTGAGGCACGACGAAGAAAGCCCTTCGGCGGAGCTCGGCTGGGTGGCCTCAGGGACCTCCACCAAGGAGGGGACCCTCGCGAGCTCAGGCCACCACGCTCCTCACCTCAGCAGTGCGCACAGCGGCCAGCTCCCCGCGTCCGCCGCCATCTTGCCCACCCCCCAACCTCGCCGCCCGGAAGTGCTCGGCTGTGCTTCTCCTCTATTGGCTCCTGGGGAAGCGTGTGCTCTAGCCACGCCCCTCCGGCCTACACGCCTCCCTACGGGCTCCCGAAGCGCCGCTTCCCACGGGCGGGGCGCACAGGGGCCCGCCCACTTGGGCCGCACCACGGCGGTGATGGGCGTGGGGGGTCGGGGGCGTGGCCTGTGATGGACGGCGGCTTCTCCTgacctcgccccccccccccacgtctgGAAGCCCCCCTCGCGGGCGCCCCGTCCCGCCCCCACCGCGGTACGGGCACCAGGTCGGGACCCAATGGGAGGTGCGGGCGGGCGGCGCGGTGCTCTTCCCGTCCAGAGTCCACTCTCTCAGAGGTGGTGGCGGGTCCCCGTCGGTCGCGGGAACGGGACGCGGGCTGGAGAGGGGGCTGCGCGGGAGCCGGCGTCCTGCGGCTGTGGCCCCGGGCTGCAGCTCCTCCCGGGCGCATCGCCGACCTCGCTGCCCCGAGTCCGCAGCGCCGGGTGTTCCCCAGGAACCGCGAATGCGCGTCTTCGCGCCTCCTCTCCCTGGCTTGTAAAGTCGCCCTTCCGTCCCCTGACCAGGTGACCTTTGGGCTCCGGGATGGATCCCAGGAAGAAGTTGGCGTTTGTGGGGACGGTGCCTGAGCAAGAGAGACAGGTCTCAGCCAAAGAGACCGGTCGGAAAGTAAGTTAACTTCCTCGGACCGCGCGCTCCGCGCACCTGCCCGAAGCGCTTTCCTCCTCGGTTCCTCCAGGACTCGTGACTGAGGACACGTTCCCCTCCGGACCCCAGCTCAAGGGGTGGTCTGGGGGAAAAGCACTCGAGATCGAGTGTGCCTTGATCTTTTGGTGTTCAACCATTTAGAGCCCGGCACTTTTCTGGGCTCTGAGCGTGGGATTACTGTGCAAAAGCTCTAGTTGCTCAAAACTTCTTGCCTGGGGGTGGATTAGTCGCGATCTGGAGCCTGGCTTCTCAAATAGTCTACATCCGAGTCTTGTAGCTTCAAGGCACTCATTTTAATAATACAAGTAGTCAATTAATGCAAtctcttaaaaatacaaacaatacagaaatatttaacaAGAAAAGCAGATCTgttttcctgttattttcttCACGTATGTCTCCTGTCAGAAAGTATTATTGAATATGAATAATTCTTGAAgatttgtgtgttgttttaaaatatttcgtCTTGCCTAATAGAAATCACTTTTTATATTCTCCGACTTTTTTCAGGTAACTATGTTTTGCAGATTGTTTCACAAGTGACATAGGTGTCCCCTATAGTCTGTTGATGATTCCCTTGTGGGTAGTCCTGctggtttctttccttccctATTTCAAAGTTGACATGATCTTTGCACTTGAAtcatttaagtgtgtgtgtgtgtgtgtgtgtgtgtgtacccatttGTTATGGAGGTCGGGGCAGCTTGCTGgagttatttctctttttccactgtgtgtgtcctgcaggctgaactcaggtcatcaggcttaaaggcatgtgtcgTTACTCAGTGACTCATCTTGCCTTATTTGTACTTGaacttaaaaaacatttatttatttatttattgattgattgattgattgtatgggggagggagggaaggagattaGGCTTGGTGCcttcacccacagagccattcaGCTGGTcctatatttgatttttatattctttgttgttgttttgtttttgttattttgtttttcgggacagggtttctctgtagctttggagcccgtcctggaaactagctcttgtagaccaggctggcctcgaactcacagagatccgcctgcctctcccttctgaatgctggaattaaaggcccgctgcaccaccacccagctttattaTATATTCTTGAGTATTTCTTTAGGTCTGGATGTCTGGGATTGGAGAGTATTTTGCTCCTTTTGTACAGGTCTCTGAAACGAATTAATCCAGCAGTTTTGTTGAGTGTGCCTTTAGCGAAATTCATTTAGGCTCAGGTGTGGAGAAATGAGAAGAGTGGGCTGATGGGCGGGTGGGGAGAGGGTGGTGAATGGGTAATTCTTAGAGTGTGAAAACTGCGTTTGATCCGTGGTGTGAAGACAGCACACACTGGGTAGTGGTGGCCAGAACACAGGAGGAGACATGGCCTATCTTTTGCACTGTCCCTGTGAAATTCAAGACCTGTGCCTCTCCTTGGAGCGATTGGTTAACTGCCCTGGCCCATGTTGACCTCGCCCTCCTGTGAATTACACTGATAATGGCTTTAGCCAAAGTCCCGGGCTTCGTATGTGCtagatgtattatttttatatttctctgtgttcactctcatttaattctcacaacccatgtctctgtctgtctttattctgtttttaccGTGCTGAAAATCAAATCCATGGTCTTGTGCTCATGAGTGCTTTGatagaggtttttgttttaattttggggCCCTAGCATCCCACCAGTGACTGCGTCCCGTGTGCCAGCCCTGGCATTAGCTGTGATCATTCTATTACCTTTTTGGTGCTGTTGTTTGACAGATGATTTCTTGAGTATTGTGTCAGAAATACTGAGGTCTGAGGTTCCAGGTGTGACTTAGGGAAGTTTACATTCTTGAAGAATAGGAGTAGGAGGGCAATGGTAACTACAGGGTAGGTGCTGGGGACACAGAGGTCCTTGTACTTACTGAGAAGCACtaagaaaccaggaatgttaatgAAGCATGGGTGTCTCTCCAGGGAAGATGAAATAGAATATCTGAAAAAGAATACGTCTACATTCCGTCCAGAAGCCGAGAGTGGATACTGCTAAGGACCTGGTGACCATTTGCTATCTGTGGAGGCAGACCTCACCCACTTTTTGCCTTAGAGGCAGACCTCTCCCAAATTCCTTAGAATGATTATACTAGACTCTCAGTAGAACCCACCCTTGGGGGAAGTGAGGGACTGAAGATAAGTTAGTCTCAAATAACTTCGAAATGATGAGTTTGGGGAACTTCCAGGAAGTAAACCTTGTGAAGATGAAGGGTGTGTGGGTGGCCTGTGGGCTGACGGTGTGGGACCTCTGGGAACCCATCCCCTCCCCCTGGCTCTGTGCATCTCTTCCACTTGACTGTTCTTTCACTACGCCCTCTGTTATGTATGTCCTGCGAACTGCTGTAGTGAACTGGACATCCTAACGTTGGGCAGGATCCCTACTAATAGCCGCGTAAGCAGCCCTTGCCCCAGGGGATCTGTGCTAACTTCAGGCACTATTAGAACTTCAAACAACATCCAGGCCTCCttggtggggaaactgaggcagcagtTAAAGAACTTGCTCAAGGAAGCTTGCTAATAAGAGCAAATTTAGTATTTGGTCCTAGGTCAGCCTGACCAGCTTTCTCAAAAAGCACACCATTGTTGGGACTTCATGGTACTTGGTTATGCCATCTGGTATTATTGAATTAATGATTTGGCTTAACTTTGCAACTCAGAGATGCTTGAACATGGGGGTCAGACTTAAACATTTCAGGCACAtcctcagctgggcggtggtggtgcacacctttaatcctaacactagagaggcagaggcaggcaaatctccgtaagttcaaggccagcctggtttacagagcaaattccaagacaaaatcagggctgttacacagagaatccctgtctcaacctcccccaTAAATAAATACCAAGCATATCCTCCACAGGATGCTTTCCCAGTACAGAGTAGGCCATCCAGCCGCTACTCCAGAGCCCAGGGAAGTACTAACAGCAATATAGGTTGGAGTTAGCTCTTAAGGTGTATGGGTAGCATTGAAGGGAATGAGACTATTTCATAATATAGTTTTCTTCCTGAGGTGGGGATCTTGCTAGGTAGCGCTGGCTGGCCTGCTACTTACTATGGAGCGCAGGCTGGTCTAAGACTTACACCCTCCTACccagtcctggaattacaggcgtgaGTCACCACAGTGggcttccttttttccccataCTTTGTAAAGGTTCCCTTCAGTTGTTTAAGAGTGAATGAATCATTAATTCACCCATTGTGTTTTTCTTCAGGGGCCTCTCCGTGGGGCAGCAATTACCAGGTGGTTTAGGGCCTTCAAAGCCTGATTTACAGGTATGCACTGTACCAAGCCTAacttttaatttgtgtttattgtttcctttataatttcagtttctttttttacagctttcttttctcttacttATTTttaggtgtatgagtgtttttaaccttcatatatatatatatctgtgcaccacgttAGTGCCTGGTGTCCAGAAGAGAGAagtagatcccctggaattggagttacagacagttgtgagctgctgggcatcaaatctgggttctctggaagagcagccaaagcACCTAACCGCAGAGCCCACTCCACAGCCCCGTAGCTGGGTTTTAAATGCTTTACTGACAGTCATTTCAGTTTGAATCAGAGGGTGGCCCATGGTTACTGATAACCACAGCACAGGTATAAGGAAGTGTCATTGGTCAAGTGACTCTATATTGTTCCCAActaaatgaggggaaaaaaacaaaaccattaccAGGTGAAATTTTGAAAGTGCCTGTTAATgtttagttcatttatttatttctcttgatGTTGGGAACTTGCTACACCTTATCCGTGCTAGGTGCATCCTAAccctttgttttttaaactaagtTACAGAAGAAAATAGCAGTTCAAAGGTGGAcgcagcagagcagagcagaccagaatagctttcttttccttgtgtggCTAGGGCTGTGtctagtgctgtgataaacactgggACCAAAAGCAGCCGGGGGAGGAAAGGTCTGCTTGATCGTCACACAGTCCCACATCACTgcccatcactgaggggagtCAGGATAGGGACCCAAACAGGCCAGGcgcatggaggcaggaactgatgcagaagccacggaggggtgctgcttaccgaCTCGCTCATCATGCCTTGCTTGCTTATATCATCCAGGGTGGCACCCACTCCGTATGGGATGGGCCCAACCATATCAGTCATTAATTCAGAAAATTCCCCACCGCCTTGCCGTAATTGAGATTTCCGCTTCCagaatgactctagcctgtgtcgaGTTGACGTGAAGACTAGCCAGAGCAAGCTGGAGCCCAGAGCTTTGCGCCTGTACACAGAGCTAACCCCTTAGCCAAATAATGGCCAGAAATTGTGAAATCCGCCCTTTTAGAATGTAAGTTTTGCTGGTGCCAAAAAAGCCAGGCAACTGTGTAGCTGGATCTGCTAGCAGTTTGTTCCTTATCTCGGTAGTGCCTTTGACTTGGCCCTTATCTATCTGGTTGTGACCTTAAACACTGTTACCATTTGTTGGAGGGACAGTGACTCAATCTTGCTCCTTACCCTCAACAAGTATTCTCCCTTCTTACTCTAAGGAGCTTGGTACCCCTGGGTGTcctttctttaacttttcttcctgcCTCGACAAGCAACCCCCTCCCcaatttttattgagatctacaacttgcccccccccccttttccttt containing:
- the Alg11 gene encoding GDP-Man:Man(3)GlcNAc(2)-PP-Dol alpha-1,2-mannosyltransferase, which codes for MAADAGSWPLCALLRFFYSLFFPGLIICGVLCVCLVIVLWIIRRHLQRRKKSVSTSKNGKDQMVVAFFHPYCNAGGGGERVLWCALKALQKKYPEAVYVVYTGDSNVSGQQILEGAFRRFNIKLVHPVQFVFLRKRYLVEDRRYPHFTLLGQSLGSILLGWEALMQRVPDVYIDSMGYAFTLPLFKYVGGCRVGSYVHYPTISTDMLSVVKNQNTGFNNAAFISRNALLSKAKLIYYYLFAFIYGLVGSCSDVVMVNSTWTLNHILSLWKVGHCTNIVYPPCDVQTFLDIPLHEKKVTPGHLLVSIGQFRPEKNHALQIKAFAKLLNEKAPESHPSLKLVLIGGCRNKDDELRVNQLRKLSENLGVQEDVEFKINISFDELKNYLSEATIGLHTMWNEHFGIGVVECMAAGTIILAHNSGGPKLDIVVPHEGQITGFLAESEEGYAETMAHILSLSAERRLQIRRTARASVSRFSDQEFEVAFLSSVEKLLS